One region of Azoarcus sp. CIB genomic DNA includes:
- a CDS encoding glycosyltransferase, giving the protein MNILMISDVYFPRINGVSTSIQTFRQALAVHGVSSTLIAPEYPGAPPDDPGLDILRVPSRHVPLDPEDRCMRADTIRALAPRLRSRSYDLVHIHTPFVAHYAGRALARELGLPCMATCHTFFEEYLFHYVRFLPRGLLRAAARHVTRSQCNDLDAVIVPSSAMDEVLHAYGVTRPREILPTGLPATQFVGGDGAAFRQRHGIAPERSVLLYVGRVAHEKNIGMLIAMLDELRRSRPSALLLITGEGPAVGALRAEVRRRHLEWHVCFLGYLQRGTELHDCYRAADLFVFASRTETQGLVLLEAMALGTPVVAIAAMGTRDILGPQCGCRIAPDDAQGFAALVAELLNDRTRLEHMGNDARDYARRWSADETTARLARLYRRYAETAAQTGGSPAALPS; this is encoded by the coding sequence ATGAACATCCTGATGATTTCGGACGTGTATTTCCCGCGCATCAACGGCGTGAGCACGTCGATCCAGACCTTCCGCCAAGCCCTCGCGGTGCACGGCGTGAGCAGCACCCTGATCGCCCCGGAATACCCCGGCGCGCCGCCCGACGACCCGGGACTCGACATCCTGCGCGTCCCGTCGCGCCACGTGCCGCTCGACCCCGAGGATCGCTGCATGCGCGCGGATACGATCCGCGCACTGGCCCCCCGCCTGCGCTCACGCAGCTACGATCTCGTGCACATCCACACCCCCTTCGTCGCCCACTACGCCGGGCGTGCGCTGGCACGCGAACTCGGTCTACCCTGCATGGCGACCTGTCACACCTTCTTCGAGGAATACCTCTTCCACTACGTGCGCTTCCTGCCGCGCGGCCTGTTGCGGGCAGCCGCCCGCCACGTCACGCGCAGCCAGTGCAACGACTTGGACGCGGTGATCGTGCCGTCCTCCGCGATGGACGAGGTTCTGCACGCCTACGGCGTCACACGGCCGCGCGAGATCCTGCCGACCGGGCTGCCCGCGACGCAGTTCGTCGGCGGCGACGGTGCGGCCTTCCGGCAGCGCCACGGCATCGCCCCCGAGCGTAGCGTGCTGCTGTACGTCGGGCGGGTCGCGCACGAAAAGAACATCGGCATGCTGATCGCGATGCTCGACGAACTGCGCCGGTCCCGTCCATCGGCGCTGCTGCTGATCACCGGGGAAGGCCCGGCGGTCGGGGCATTGCGCGCGGAAGTGCGGCGGCGACACCTCGAATGGCATGTGTGCTTTCTCGGCTATCTCCAGCGCGGCACCGAACTCCACGACTGCTATCGCGCCGCGGACCTGTTCGTGTTCGCTTCGCGCACGGAGACACAGGGGCTGGTGCTGCTCGAAGCGATGGCACTGGGTACGCCGGTGGTGGCCATCGCGGCGATGGGCACGCGCGACATCCTCGGCCCGCAGTGCGGCTGCCGCATCGCACCGGACGACGCGCAGGGCTTCGCAGCCCTGGTCGCCGAACTACTCAACGACCGGACCCGTCTGGAACATATGGGAAACGACGCGCGCGATTACGCGCGGCGCTGGAGCGCCGACGAGACGACGGCGCGGCTCGCGCGCCTGTACCGACGGTATGCGGAAACGGCAGCGCAGACCGGCGGATCGCCGGCTGCCCTGCCGTCCTGA
- a CDS encoding D-amino acid dehydrogenase, whose protein sequence is MHVLVLGAGVTGVTTAWYLARAGFEVSVVDREPEAALETSRANGGQISISHPEPWANPGAPLTALRWLGREDAPLLFRPHADSAQWRWAFAFLRECLPGRTRRNTAAIANLAVHSGQELRALRAETGLAYDHLERGILHLFFTPTEFTHARGRVAELATYGIDARACEADECIGVEPALAGVRGQLAGGLYAPGDESGDACRFTQGLARLAAEAGVRFHYDTTITRLSRTRGSIDAVEVRDAQGRAGALTADAYVVCLGSYGRALVAPLDEDLPIYPVKGYSITAPVTDPARAPSVSLTDESRRIVCSRLGDRLRVAGTAELNGFDTRINAARCQAILDWVEARFPGAVDLDRAERWTGLRPATPGNIPLIGRSRISRLWYNTGHGTLGWTLACGSASALTDLISGRRPPVEHFPFLDGRR, encoded by the coding sequence ATGCATGTTCTGGTTCTCGGCGCCGGCGTCACCGGCGTCACGACGGCCTGGTATCTCGCCAGGGCCGGATTCGAAGTCAGCGTCGTCGATCGCGAGCCCGAAGCGGCACTCGAAACCAGCCGCGCCAACGGCGGCCAGATCTCCATCAGCCACCCCGAACCCTGGGCCAATCCCGGCGCGCCGCTGACGGCACTGCGCTGGCTCGGCCGCGAGGACGCTCCGCTGCTGTTCCGTCCGCATGCCGACAGCGCCCAGTGGCGCTGGGCGTTCGCCTTCCTGCGCGAATGCCTGCCCGGGCGCACGCGGCGCAACACGGCGGCCATCGCCAACCTCGCCGTGCATAGCGGCCAGGAGCTGCGGGCGCTTCGCGCGGAAACCGGTCTCGCTTACGATCACCTCGAGCGCGGCATCCTGCACCTTTTCTTCACCCCGACGGAATTCACCCACGCCCGCGGGCGCGTTGCAGAACTCGCCACCTACGGCATCGACGCGCGCGCCTGCGAGGCAGACGAGTGTATCGGCGTCGAACCCGCACTTGCCGGCGTGCGCGGGCAGCTCGCCGGCGGGCTGTACGCCCCCGGAGACGAATCCGGCGACGCCTGCCGCTTCACCCAGGGCCTCGCGCGGCTCGCCGCCGAAGCGGGCGTGCGTTTCCACTACGACACCACGATCACCCGCCTGTCACGCACGCGCGGCAGCATCGACGCGGTCGAAGTGCGCGACGCGCAGGGCCGCGCGGGCGCGCTGACCGCGGACGCCTACGTGGTCTGCCTCGGCAGCTACGGCCGCGCCCTCGTCGCCCCGCTGGACGAGGACCTGCCGATCTACCCGGTCAAAGGCTACTCGATCACCGCGCCCGTTACCGATCCCGCGCGCGCCCCCAGCGTCAGCCTCACCGACGAATCGCGCCGCATCGTCTGCTCGCGCCTCGGCGACCGCCTGCGCGTGGCCGGCACGGCGGAGCTCAACGGCTTCGACACCCGCATCAACGCGGCACGCTGCCAGGCGATCCTCGACTGGGTCGAGGCGCGCTTTCCCGGCGCCGTCGACCTCGACCGGGCGGAGCGCTGGACGGGCCTGCGCCCCGCCACGCCCGGCAACATCCCCCTGATCGGGCGCAGCCGCATTTCCCGCCTCTGGTACAACACCGGCCACGGCACGCTGGGCTGGACCCTCGCCTGCGGTTCGGCGAGCGCACTCACCGACCTCATCTCCGGTCGCCGCCCCCCGGTCGAGCATTTCCCCTTCCTCGACGGCCGGCGCTGA
- a CDS encoding winged helix-turn-helix transcriptional regulator, translating to MDRIDLKILAELQKDARVSFVELARRVGLSKTPCAERVRKLEEGGVIRGYHADLDPVAMDRAHVVIVQVLLSGTTAHELKLFNEAVQRIPEIQTCQMIAGDFDYLLTVRTRDIQTYRSVLGEKISELPCVKQTHTYVVMEVVKDEKTIEIRTGEGRRSA from the coding sequence ATGGACCGCATCGATCTCAAGATTCTCGCCGAACTCCAGAAGGATGCCCGCGTGTCATTCGTCGAGCTCGCACGCCGGGTCGGCCTGAGCAAGACCCCATGCGCCGAGCGGGTGCGCAAGCTGGAGGAAGGCGGCGTCATCCGCGGCTACCACGCGGATCTCGACCCGGTGGCGATGGACCGCGCGCACGTCGTGATCGTGCAGGTGCTACTGAGCGGCACGACCGCGCACGAACTGAAGCTCTTCAACGAGGCGGTGCAGCGCATCCCCGAGATCCAGACCTGCCAGATGATCGCCGGCGACTTCGACTACCTGCTGACGGTGCGCACGCGCGACATCCAGACCTATCGCAGCGTGCTGGGCGAGAAGATCTCGGAGCTGCCGTGCGTCAAGCAAACGCACACCTATGTGGTGATGGAAGTCGTGAAGGATGAGAAGACGATAGAGATACGGACCGGCGAGGGACGGCGGTCGGCATGA
- a CDS encoding class 1 fructose-bisphosphatase, with translation MRRVTLTQFLIEQQRAGRTTPELRLLIEVVARAVKAISVNVSKGALAGVLGEAGTDNVQGEAQKKLDVIANEILLQANEWGGHLAAMASEEVEEVHQIPFDYPKGGFLLLFDPLDGSSNIDVNISVGTIFSVLRNPEGDGEPTEQNFLQPGRDQVAAGYALYGPSTQLILTVGDGVHGFTLDREMGSFIYTHPFMTVPNETQEFAINASNARYWEPPVQRYIAELQAGKSGPRGKDFNMRWVASMVADVHRILTRGGIFMYPLDEKCRDKGGKLRLMYEANPMAMIIEQAGGAATTGRERIMEMQPTKLHQRVPVVLGSAAEVERVTKYHLEG, from the coding sequence ATGCGACGCGTCACGCTAACCCAGTTCCTGATCGAGCAGCAGCGCGCGGGCCGGACCACGCCCGAGCTGCGCCTGCTGATCGAGGTCGTCGCCCGCGCCGTGAAGGCGATCAGCGTCAATGTGTCGAAGGGCGCGCTGGCCGGTGTGCTGGGCGAGGCCGGCACCGACAACGTGCAGGGCGAGGCCCAGAAGAAGCTGGACGTGATCGCGAACGAGATCTTGCTGCAGGCGAACGAGTGGGGCGGCCACCTCGCGGCGATGGCGTCGGAGGAGGTGGAGGAGGTGCATCAGATCCCCTTCGATTATCCGAAGGGCGGCTTCCTGCTGTTGTTCGATCCGCTCGACGGTTCGTCGAACATCGACGTGAACATCTCGGTCGGCACGATCTTCTCGGTGCTGCGCAATCCGGAGGGCGACGGCGAGCCGACGGAGCAGAATTTCCTGCAGCCAGGCCGTGATCAGGTCGCCGCCGGGTATGCGCTGTACGGTCCGTCGACGCAGCTGATCCTCACTGTCGGCGATGGCGTGCATGGCTTCACGCTGGACCGCGAAATGGGCAGCTTCATCTACACGCATCCCTTCATGACCGTGCCGAACGAGACGCAGGAGTTCGCGATCAACGCGTCGAACGCGCGCTATTGGGAGCCGCCCGTGCAGCGTTACATCGCCGAGCTGCAGGCGGGCAAGTCCGGCCCGCGCGGCAAGGATTTCAACATGCGCTGGGTCGCCTCGATGGTCGCGGACGTGCATCGCATCCTGACGCGCGGCGGCATCTTCATGTATCCGCTGGACGAGAAGTGCCGTGACAAGGGCGGCAAGCTGCGCCTGATGTACGAAGCCAATCCGATGGCGATGATCATCGAGCAGGCGGGCGGCGCAGCAACGACGGGGCGCGAGCGCATCATGGAAATGCAGCCGACCAAGCTGCACCAGCGCGTGCCGGTGGTGCTGGGCTCGGCGGCGGAAGTCGAGCGCGTGACGAAGTACCACCTCGAGGGCTGA
- a CDS encoding ClpXP protease specificity-enhancing factor has protein sequence MSKVSTKPYLVRAIYDWCLDQGFTPYIAVAVDERTVVPPGYARDGQIVLNLALDATNHLVMGNDLITFQARFGGVAHALSLPVSNVLAIYARENGHGMAFEPELAGSEPQPEEDVSVDAGPGSGAGDGDGPDTPSAAGRSAARNHLKVIK, from the coding sequence ATGAGCAAGGTATCGACCAAACCCTACCTGGTGCGCGCCATCTACGACTGGTGCCTCGACCAGGGCTTCACGCCCTACATCGCGGTTGCCGTCGACGAGCGCACGGTCGTCCCGCCCGGCTATGCGCGCGACGGACAGATCGTGCTTAACCTGGCGCTGGATGCGACCAACCATCTGGTGATGGGCAACGACCTGATCACCTTCCAGGCCCGCTTCGGCGGCGTCGCGCATGCGTTGTCCCTGCCGGTGTCCAACGTGCTCGCGATCTATGCGCGCGAGAACGGGCACGGCATGGCGTTCGAGCCGGAGCTGGCGGGCAGTGAGCCGCAGCCCGAGGAAGACGTGTCGGTAGACGCCGGTCCCGGTTCCGGTGCGGGCGATGGCGACGGGCCGGACACGCCGTCCGCAGCGGGTCGGAGCGCCGCCCGGAATCACCTGAAGGTCATCAAGTAA